From one Suicoccus acidiformans genomic stretch:
- a CDS encoding LysM peptidoglycan-binding domain-containing protein: MKNALRTVASAALLTAVSFNVLPNLTVEAQETNEWTPRTVQEIKADLEANNGVYTIQWGDTLSAIARAMNMSLREVMVVNQIDNPDLIQAGSVMQFFADEHVVTFEAEEVAPVAYSTYTGEEVALPSAYQAPTASENLTVDYVAEWVTETPATPVVEEVASVAEEVITEAVEEAAPVAEEVAPVAEMTPAPVETPAPVVEVTPEANEPVATETLEAVEEVPAAPVAEEPTYTEEEVINNGMVTYTAPAEEVAEPAPVVEEVAPEVVEPVVEDVVAPAQAVTNDAEYAAKEWIAMKESGGDYNAVNPTGKYIGRYQLTNTYLNGDHSPENQERVADEYVMNRYGSWTAAKAFWEANGWY, translated from the coding sequence ATGAAAAATGCGTTAAGAACTGTAGCAAGTGCAGCCTTATTAACTGCTGTATCTTTCAATGTCTTACCAAACCTAACTGTAGAAGCTCAAGAAACAAATGAATGGACCCCTCGTACGGTTCAAGAAATTAAAGCAGACCTCGAAGCGAATAACGGTGTTTATACGATTCAATGGGGCGACACTTTATCAGCGATTGCTCGCGCGATGAATATGAGCCTTAGAGAAGTAATGGTTGTTAACCAAATTGATAATCCTGATTTAATCCAAGCAGGTTCCGTGATGCAATTCTTCGCAGATGAGCACGTTGTAACTTTCGAAGCGGAAGAAGTTGCTCCAGTTGCATACTCAACCTATACAGGTGAAGAAGTCGCTTTACCAAGCGCTTACCAAGCACCTACCGCAAGTGAAAACCTTACCGTTGACTACGTTGCAGAGTGGGTTACTGAAACACCAGCGACACCAGTTGTAGAAGAAGTTGCTTCAGTTGCTGAAGAAGTGATTACAGAAGCAGTTGAAGAAGCAGCACCTGTTGCAGAAGAAGTTGCGCCAGTCGCTGAAATGACACCAGCGCCAGTTGAAACACCAGCGCCAGTAGTTGAAGTAACGCCTGAAGCAAACGAACCTGTTGCAACTGAAACGCTTGAAGCAGTTGAAGAAGTTCCTGCAGCACCTGTTGCTGAAGAGCCTACTTATACTGAAGAAGAAGTTATCAATAATGGCATGGTTACTTACACTGCACCAGCAGAAGAAGTTGCTGAACCAGCACCGGTTGTAGAAGAAGTCGCACCAGAAGTTGTTGAACCAGTCGTGGAAGATGTTGTTGCACCAGCGCAAGCTGTAACAAACGACGCTGAATATGCAGCGAAAGAATGGATTGCGATGAAGGAATCTGGTGGAGATTATAACGCAGTTAACCCAACTGGTAAATATATTGGACGTTACCAATTAACGAATACTTATTTAAATGGTGACCACTCACCAGAGAATCAAGAGCGCGTAGCTGACGAATACGTTATGAATCGCTACGGATCTTGGACAGCAGCTAAAGCTTTCTGGGAAGCTAACGGCTGGTACTAA
- a CDS encoding ArsR/SmtB family transcription factor, whose product MPVIDVHSSELVNKVNIIKVLAHPIRYAIAIALYENGTMNVGAIQETLDLAQSTVSQHISKMREIGVVTANREGTKIFYELTNDIARNVVSSLESE is encoded by the coding sequence ATGCCAGTTATTGATGTTCATTCAAGTGAACTTGTGAATAAGGTCAACATTATCAAAGTCCTAGCTCATCCTATTCGCTACGCAATCGCCATTGCGCTTTATGAGAACGGCACCATGAATGTTGGCGCAATCCAAGAAACTTTAGATTTAGCACAATCTACAGTATCACAACACATTAGCAAAATGCGCGAAATCGGCGTTGTTACTGCTAATCGCGAAGGGACCAAAATTTTCTACGAACTCACAAATGATATTGCACGTAACGTCGTGAGCAGTTTAGAAAGCGAGTAA
- a CDS encoding serine hydrolase — protein MNESMNHEEQTVSKDTSRMIGLAVGVLALIGVVFLLFNFKKHSQVSQGNEPTFTLPGPLLSKDTVDYSSFQELPTLNWNPNRGILIEDLQVEPEAVSTTSGELPEPLPWFYFSPNVAKVSPTSMANEYQLLEREPFNDYAWYTKAGERYLFKDGEPYNGWYHTRFGALRHYQDGAFDGMYISHENLPRFQARRERLQTMVPQVRPKFFFVEQSGEGQVTAKPEPVSYPVLYKNPERIILSTPPGMEGMTLVDTTEIYVDMPMEIVEEVTVDETAWVHAYIGYEELGWLPKDDTFTDYVQTYYSERELLDTIEAIAWEEIEQIAARVGVSFINNETMAQVDVNNQAFFPASTQKIFVLGELYHQYSTGELSPDTEVILTNADKVPGAGIIQEHADGTVFTLDELVNLVAIYSDNTAANMLIDAVGGGEVINPSMQGHGFYDTEVTGKYYHDGTWFTTTPHDAARFFALLHNNELNGEPWDELLIEKFQMNTHTFLRTNIWGDTYSWNKSGLGGTEQNDAATFVTPYGSYSLAVYTAEPAYYGAIPAQVAQLSSRIHEAFNTVRSNLWLTVE, from the coding sequence GTGAATGAATCGATGAACCACGAAGAACAAACTGTATCTAAAGATACGAGCAGAATGATTGGTTTGGCTGTAGGCGTACTCGCCCTAATAGGAGTCGTTTTTTTGTTATTTAATTTCAAAAAACATTCGCAAGTATCTCAGGGAAATGAACCTACTTTTACTTTGCCTGGGCCTCTATTGTCAAAGGATACTGTAGATTATTCAAGTTTCCAAGAATTGCCAACGCTTAATTGGAATCCGAATCGGGGGATTCTTATTGAAGATTTGCAGGTTGAACCGGAAGCAGTAAGTACGACAAGTGGCGAACTTCCTGAACCGTTACCTTGGTTTTATTTCAGCCCGAATGTGGCAAAGGTATCGCCGACGTCGATGGCTAATGAATATCAGCTTTTGGAGCGCGAACCTTTCAATGATTATGCTTGGTACACAAAGGCTGGCGAACGTTATCTATTTAAGGATGGCGAACCTTATAATGGCTGGTATCATACACGTTTTGGTGCTTTGAGGCATTATCAAGATGGGGCGTTTGATGGGATGTATATCTCGCATGAGAACCTCCCGCGTTTTCAAGCTCGGCGTGAAAGACTTCAGACAATGGTTCCACAAGTGCGTCCGAAGTTTTTCTTTGTTGAACAATCCGGCGAAGGCCAAGTAACAGCTAAGCCAGAACCTGTTAGTTACCCTGTTCTTTACAAGAATCCTGAGCGAATCATTCTCTCAACACCTCCTGGTATGGAGGGGATGACCTTGGTTGATACGACCGAGATTTATGTGGATATGCCGATGGAGATTGTCGAAGAGGTTACGGTTGATGAGACAGCTTGGGTGCATGCCTATATAGGCTATGAAGAATTAGGTTGGTTGCCTAAGGATGATACGTTTACCGATTATGTGCAGACGTACTACAGCGAACGTGAATTATTAGATACGATTGAAGCGATTGCTTGGGAAGAAATTGAACAGATTGCAGCCCGGGTTGGGGTGTCCTTTATTAATAATGAGACGATGGCCCAGGTTGATGTGAATAACCAAGCCTTTTTCCCGGCTAGTACTCAGAAAATTTTTGTTCTAGGGGAATTGTACCATCAGTATAGTACCGGAGAGTTGTCGCCGGATACGGAAGTAATCCTAACGAATGCTGATAAAGTGCCAGGTGCAGGGATTATTCAAGAACATGCGGATGGGACAGTCTTTACGTTGGATGAATTGGTTAATCTCGTTGCTATTTATAGTGATAACACCGCGGCAAACATGCTGATAGATGCAGTAGGTGGTGGTGAAGTAATCAATCCAAGCATGCAAGGTCATGGTTTCTACGACACGGAGGTAACTGGCAAGTATTACCATGATGGAACTTGGTTTACAACAACGCCCCATGATGCGGCACGCTTTTTCGCCTTACTTCACAATAATGAATTGAACGGTGAGCCATGGGACGAGTTACTGATTGAGAAATTCCAGATGAATACGCATACTTTCCTACGTACGAATATTTGGGGCGATACTTATAGTTGGAACAAATCTGGCTTAGGTGGAACGGAGCAGAATGATGCGGCGACCTTTGTGACCCCGTACGGATCTTATTCTTTAGCAGTTTACACAGCTGAACCAGCTTATTACGGAGCCATACCAGCCCAAGTTGCCCAATTGTCATCGAGAATTCACGAAGCCTTTAATACGGTTCGCAGTAATCTTTGGCTTACCGTAGAATAA
- a CDS encoding AzlC family ABC transporter permease, giving the protein MKEAFKFAFPKTVPIFAGYLFLGLSFGILAVSQGLSPSLTIFMSFLVYSGAMQFAAVPLLIGPFDPITHFFLTLIISARHVFYGITMLKPYSQMDWKKYYTIFAMTDETFSLNVALDIPAHIRQDWVFFHISWLNHLYWILGGVLGVVLGAMIPFDTTGIDFVLTALFLSIFVDQWLSTDDHTPAIIGLLSTFAMLLLFGKQHFMIPSMLLIIMTLLAQRPKDQKGGDIQ; this is encoded by the coding sequence TTGAAAGAGGCGTTTAAATTTGCCTTTCCTAAGACGGTACCCATCTTTGCGGGCTACCTCTTTCTAGGCCTTTCTTTCGGGATTCTTGCGGTTTCACAAGGTTTGTCCCCTTCTTTGACTATATTTATGAGTTTCTTAGTTTATTCAGGCGCCATGCAATTTGCGGCGGTTCCTCTTTTAATTGGACCCTTCGATCCAATTACGCACTTTTTCTTAACGCTCATTATTAGTGCCCGACACGTTTTCTATGGTATTACGATGCTCAAGCCCTACAGTCAGATGGATTGGAAGAAGTATTATACGATTTTCGCCATGACGGATGAGACGTTCTCCTTAAACGTTGCTTTGGACATTCCGGCACATATCAGACAAGATTGGGTTTTCTTTCATATAAGTTGGTTAAACCACCTTTACTGGATCTTAGGGGGAGTGTTAGGGGTTGTGCTGGGTGCGATGATTCCTTTTGATACAACAGGGATTGACTTTGTACTTACTGCACTCTTCTTGTCAATTTTCGTTGATCAGTGGCTCAGCACTGACGACCATACGCCGGCTATAATTGGGCTGTTGAGCACGTTTGCGATGCTTTTGCTTTTCGGTAAGCAACATTTCATGATTCCTTCTATGCTGCTGATTATCATGACATTGCTCGCCCAAAGACCTAAAGATCAGAAAGGTGGGGATATCCAATGA
- a CDS encoding branched-chain amino acid transporter permease — protein sequence MTSQQQWFTAMIIALGTMLTRYIVFIIFPANKKPPIFIEYLGKVLPAAAIALIVVYSYKDVQVWQYPHGLPELIASLAVIALHAWKRNTLLSILIGTVLYMLLVQFIFI from the coding sequence ATGACAAGCCAACAGCAGTGGTTCACGGCGATGATTATTGCCTTAGGCACTATGTTAACCCGGTATATTGTCTTTATAATCTTCCCCGCTAACAAAAAACCACCCATCTTCATTGAATATCTCGGTAAAGTGCTGCCAGCGGCAGCCATTGCCCTCATTGTGGTGTACTCCTATAAAGATGTACAAGTCTGGCAGTACCCTCATGGTCTACCCGAACTTATCGCTAGTCTTGCTGTCATTGCCCTGCACGCCTGGAAGCGCAATACGCTTTTGAGTATTCTAATTGGGACGGTGCTATATATGTTACTCGTACAATTTATCTTTATTTAA
- a CDS encoding Cof-type HAD-IIB family hydrolase — translation MAEFEKVLLITDLDGTLLNATHQVSEANKAAIAAFRARGGLFTLASGRMVGGMKHIAEELTVDLPIISYNGGMLYDPVQQDVLYEAMIEDYQSILEDLQSLVSVHEIGVEIYQEGQSFGFGSQEILDISAYKQKVTIAPLVEADLTQPIVKFMIMGRDRSVLEDFERHVHTLGLPVDTVYSEYLYLEILPQGVSKGNALKRLLEYIPHKDLAVIAVGDNLNDLAMLLEADYGFYPENAYQDLVRDDLHPTVHHTEHVVHDIYHNFILPKWAQ, via the coding sequence ATGGCAGAATTTGAGAAGGTACTACTCATAACAGATTTAGATGGAACATTGTTAAATGCGACACATCAAGTTAGCGAGGCTAATAAAGCAGCAATTGCAGCCTTTCGTGCCCGCGGAGGCTTATTCACGCTAGCTAGTGGACGAATGGTAGGCGGGATGAAGCATATTGCTGAGGAATTAACCGTTGACTTGCCGATTATTTCTTATAATGGTGGTATGCTGTATGACCCGGTGCAACAAGATGTCCTTTATGAAGCAATGATTGAGGATTATCAAAGTATTCTGGAAGATTTACAAAGCTTGGTATCCGTACACGAAATCGGCGTAGAAATTTACCAAGAGGGTCAATCCTTTGGCTTCGGCTCCCAGGAAATTCTGGATATTTCAGCTTATAAGCAGAAAGTGACCATTGCGCCTCTGGTTGAAGCAGATTTGACCCAACCAATTGTGAAATTTATGATCATGGGTCGTGACCGCTCGGTATTGGAGGATTTCGAAAGGCATGTGCATACATTAGGCTTACCGGTGGACACGGTCTATTCCGAATACCTTTACTTGGAGATTCTACCTCAAGGCGTCAGTAAAGGAAATGCCTTGAAACGCCTGCTTGAATATATACCGCATAAGGATTTAGCTGTAATAGCAGTGGGCGATAATTTGAATGATTTAGCGATGCTTCTGGAAGCAGATTATGGCTTTTATCCAGAGAATGCATATCAGGACCTAGTTCGAGACGACTTACATCCGACTGTGCACCATACTGAGCACGTCGTGCATGATATTTACCATAACTTTATCTTGCCGAAATGGGCTCAATAA
- a CDS encoding superoxide dismutase family protein, translated as MGEEIIVTMLDVKGEEHGTATFVETETGVKMTYAFYNLPEGEFAMHIHETGLASPEKEFTDADSHWNPTGVEHGHKSETGPHLGDLPNIFVDADGKSTGEVEIKQATFVEDPAAGRYSLANDGQGTALIVHVGPDDYHSQPTGAAGDRQLGGVIVPKQ; from the coding sequence ATGGGAGAAGAAATTATTGTAACAATGTTGGATGTTAAGGGTGAAGAGCATGGCACCGCAACGTTTGTTGAAACGGAAACAGGGGTAAAGATGACCTACGCTTTCTATAATCTGCCTGAAGGCGAGTTTGCCATGCACATTCATGAAACAGGCTTAGCGAGTCCAGAAAAGGAATTTACTGACGCAGATAGTCATTGGAATCCTACCGGTGTAGAACATGGCCATAAGTCTGAAACAGGACCTCATTTAGGTGATTTGCCGAATATCTTTGTTGATGCGGATGGTAAGTCAACGGGTGAAGTTGAAATTAAGCAAGCGACCTTTGTTGAAGACCCTGCAGCAGGACGCTACTCTTTGGCTAACGACGGTCAAGGTACGGCTTTAATCGTTCATGTAGGCCCAGATGACTATCATTCCCAGCCAACCGGGGCAGCGGGTGACCGTCAGCTCGGTGGCGTCATTGTTCCTAAGCAATAA
- a CDS encoding helix-hairpin-helix domain-containing protein, translating into MWNTYEELSGETLEVVESQPEHSDYGSHETMPENMYFFILRKNLPYQGYKALWEAGLVTSKAIEAKGAKALKQLKGVGPATIQTLKDLGLNI; encoded by the coding sequence ATGTGGAATACTTATGAGGAGCTAAGTGGTGAAACCTTAGAGGTAGTGGAAAGCCAACCCGAGCATTCCGATTATGGCAGCCATGAAACGATGCCCGAGAATATGTACTTCTTTATCTTGCGCAAAAACTTGCCCTACCAAGGTTATAAAGCGTTGTGGGAAGCTGGCTTAGTCACATCCAAAGCGATTGAAGCGAAAGGTGCCAAGGCATTAAAGCAGTTGAAAGGCGTGGGTCCAGCAACAATTCAGACTTTAAAGGATTTAGGGTTGAATATATAA
- a CDS encoding tetratricopeptide repeat protein gives MLERATKQWEQEGKLGWRDLEARPFLGFKHTVAEAYEYAGKLNQALEHYQAILSADEGDPLGVRFRILSIYARTLQWQKAEELANAYKDGDHHWDDQIIVPLLVAAIVTDREVAARSLMEDLITVNLNLSTLLTSEDPYAMIIDLSSSKLYRSNSIESLALLSAICCRLWCILFMSWSGCGILMRS, from the coding sequence GTGCTTGAACGTGCAACGAAACAATGGGAACAAGAGGGCAAGCTGGGTTGGCGAGATTTAGAAGCGCGTCCTTTTCTTGGATTCAAACATACCGTCGCGGAAGCTTATGAGTATGCTGGTAAATTAAATCAAGCACTTGAACACTATCAGGCAATCTTATCAGCCGATGAAGGAGATCCCTTAGGAGTCCGCTTTCGAATATTGAGCATATATGCCCGAACGCTTCAATGGCAGAAGGCGGAGGAACTTGCTAATGCTTATAAAGACGGAGACCATCACTGGGATGATCAAATTATCGTGCCTCTACTGGTAGCGGCCATTGTTACCGACCGTGAAGTAGCAGCCAGATCGTTAATGGAAGACTTAATCACCGTGAATCTTAATTTAAGCACCTTACTTACGAGTGAGGATCCCTATGCAATGATTATAGACTTGTCATCATCAAAGTTGTATCGCTCGAATTCTATTGAAAGTTTGGCATTGCTTTCAGCCATCTGCTGCCGATTATGGTGCATTCTGTTTATGTCTTGGAGTGGATGTGGAATACTTATGAGGAGCTAA
- a CDS encoding Na+/H+ antiporter NhaC family protein produces MKQMKLAFKGGYLTAYVPIVVFLIFCIYYFVIIKAFEMHALAMGALIGLLIGALFVQKGVADTYWEAVYKGAKDAIPVVMLLLVIGMFSEMIKASNLSGGFVYLATQMNISGGLYTAMTFLFVSLIATATGSSIGSLFTCFPIFYPAGVLLGSQPAVLAGAIVSGAVFGDNLAPISDTTIISAGTQYYKHHKRTADVGGAVRTRLKYSLISGAVAFLLFMLVGGGYQPGEGAAEMLVQFSDPRALLMLLPVALMLIVSVRTGDMYLAITLGLVAGSGIGLLSGVLIPADILSVVDGSPSGFLVDGVGGMMSTCILVLSVYGIMGVLEASGALDRLTDGIYQSKLCDTVAGTEVAMMLGIILTSIIFGGVTSASMTTFGKVQNELGQRAGLHPYRRANLLDGFANSLGVAVPFLSVFIFLGSQLTQGYDFVSAVSVVGVSKYIFHCYGLFAVFFASILTGWGRKFEGPKGEALTQQEYEAYMGDVKAREQLEVVK; encoded by the coding sequence ATGAAGCAAATGAAACTGGCGTTTAAAGGTGGTTACTTGACTGCCTATGTACCGATTGTGGTGTTTTTAATCTTTTGTATTTATTATTTCGTTATTATTAAGGCTTTTGAGATGCATGCGCTGGCGATGGGTGCCTTGATTGGTTTACTTATCGGTGCCTTGTTCGTCCAGAAGGGTGTAGCTGATACTTATTGGGAAGCCGTCTATAAGGGAGCCAAAGATGCCATACCTGTTGTAATGTTGCTGCTTGTCATTGGCATGTTCTCAGAGATGATTAAGGCGAGTAACTTGTCTGGAGGCTTTGTTTACTTGGCAACTCAGATGAATATTAGTGGCGGCTTATATACGGCAATGACCTTCCTGTTCGTTTCACTCATTGCAACAGCAACGGGTTCATCCATCGGTTCGCTCTTTACCTGCTTCCCCATCTTCTATCCAGCGGGTGTGCTCTTGGGAAGTCAACCGGCTGTCTTGGCAGGGGCGATTGTCAGTGGAGCGGTCTTTGGTGATAATTTAGCTCCCATTTCGGATACAACGATTATTTCGGCAGGAACGCAGTATTACAAGCATCATAAGCGAACGGCAGATGTTGGGGGCGCTGTGCGCACACGGTTGAAATATTCACTCATATCAGGTGCGGTTGCTTTTCTTCTTTTTATGTTAGTTGGGGGCGGTTATCAGCCCGGTGAAGGGGCAGCGGAGATGTTGGTTCAATTTAGTGATCCGCGGGCTTTGTTGATGTTACTGCCTGTGGCGTTGATGCTGATTGTCTCGGTTCGTACAGGGGATATGTACTTAGCCATTACTTTAGGCTTAGTGGCCGGTTCAGGCATTGGTTTGCTTTCGGGTGTGTTAATACCGGCGGATATTCTGTCGGTGGTTGATGGCTCGCCGAGTGGTTTTCTTGTAGATGGTGTGGGTGGTATGATGAGCACTTGCATTCTAGTCCTGTCAGTTTATGGAATTATGGGCGTTCTAGAAGCTTCGGGTGCTTTAGATAGGTTGACGGATGGGATTTACCAGAGTAAATTGTGTGACACAGTGGCTGGTACAGAAGTGGCCATGATGTTGGGCATTATTCTTACCTCGATTATCTTTGGTGGGGTGACCAGTGCATCCATGACCACCTTTGGCAAAGTGCAGAATGAACTGGGCCAAAGAGCAGGTCTCCATCCGTATCGGCGGGCCAATCTTTTGGATGGTTTTGCCAATAGTCTAGGAGTCGCCGTACCGTTTCTGAGTGTCTTTATCTTTCTCGGTTCACAGCTGACGCAAGGCTATGACTTTGTCTCTGCCGTGTCTGTTGTAGGCGTCAGTAAATATATCTTTCACTGCTACGGCTTATTTGCAGTCTTCTTTGCCTCGATTCTAACTGGCTGGGGGCGGAAATTTGAAGGGCCAAAGGGTGAAGCATTGACTCAGCAAGAATATGAAGCCTACATGGGGGATGTGAAGGCGAGGGAGCAGCTAGAGGTTGTGAAATAG
- a CDS encoding aldo/keto reductase, with amino-acid sequence MVEKITLVDDYTISRVLNGLWQLSPGHTLKGHLDRQEVQKAFDELTDRGFTTFDLADIYTGAEEALGEFLARLTGSSTLTVHDIQIHEKYVPDIDVLETVSFAETEAIIDRSLRKLGRDYIDLMQFHWWDYHITRYVEVAEHLVKLQAKGKIRYIGVTNFDTPHLQELVDAGIPVLTCQSQYSLFDRRPEKAMLDYSREAGIHQICFGTLSGGLLSDKYLGQTTYQAETRSQVKYQQVIDQTLGQAGHQRLLALLKEIADQYGVSLSNVATRYILEQPGVAATIIGVRNSRHVDSNAQIFDFALSASDRQAIRELLDEYPMLEGDCYELERDPTSVFSSIIRRNENANG; translated from the coding sequence ATGGTAGAGAAAATCACATTAGTAGACGATTACACAATTAGCCGGGTCTTGAATGGCTTGTGGCAATTGTCGCCAGGACACACCTTAAAGGGCCATTTAGATAGGCAAGAAGTTCAGAAGGCTTTCGATGAACTGACGGACCGTGGCTTTACGACCTTCGACTTAGCAGATATTTACACTGGGGCCGAGGAAGCCCTAGGAGAATTCCTAGCACGTTTAACAGGGTCCAGCACACTAACGGTACACGACATTCAAATTCATGAGAAATATGTGCCAGATATTGATGTCTTAGAGACAGTTAGCTTTGCAGAAACAGAAGCAATTATTGACCGGAGCTTGCGCAAATTGGGTCGGGATTATATTGACTTGATGCAATTTCATTGGTGGGATTATCACATTACCCGTTATGTGGAAGTAGCTGAGCATCTAGTGAAGCTTCAAGCAAAGGGTAAAATACGCTACATTGGTGTGACGAACTTTGATACCCCGCACCTTCAGGAGCTTGTTGACGCCGGTATCCCCGTCTTGACATGTCAGAGTCAATATTCCTTGTTCGACCGCCGGCCAGAAAAAGCCATGCTGGACTATTCAAGGGAGGCAGGCATTCACCAAATATGCTTTGGGACACTTTCAGGCGGGCTATTGTCAGATAAATATCTAGGCCAAACGACTTATCAAGCGGAGACCCGCTCGCAAGTTAAATACCAGCAAGTCATCGACCAAACCCTTGGGCAAGCAGGCCACCAAAGGCTGTTGGCCTTACTGAAAGAGATCGCGGATCAGTACGGTGTATCGCTTTCGAACGTGGCAACGCGTTATATCTTGGAGCAACCAGGCGTTGCCGCAACCATTATCGGGGTTCGCAATAGCCGTCATGTTGACTCTAATGCACAAATCTTTGACTTTGCCTTATCCGCAAGCGACCGACAAGCAATCCGTGAACTCTTGGATGAGTACCCTATGCTGGAAGGGGATTGCTATGAATTGGAAAGAGATCCTACTTCTGTCTTTAGTTCAATTATTCGCCGAAATGAGAATGCCAATGGTTAA
- a CDS encoding TIGR04076 family protein, translating to MEKGRKKMSEDLFTLYDLKVEVVETGRPFVCSHEVGDYFLVQGENLIFPQTKQFSLYSLAALLPLLPAKQRAYQRNDWMLSDAVIACPDPNCGAGFKITRTKQREFSHAETTVEPIYEGEDL from the coding sequence ATGGAGAAAGGGAGAAAGAAGATGTCCGAAGATTTGTTTACGTTATATGATTTGAAGGTAGAAGTTGTTGAGACGGGGCGTCCGTTTGTGTGTAGTCATGAAGTGGGGGATTATTTCTTAGTTCAAGGGGAGAATTTAATTTTCCCGCAGACGAAGCAGTTCTCCCTGTATTCATTGGCAGCCCTTCTGCCTCTCTTGCCGGCTAAGCAGCGGGCTTATCAGCGCAATGATTGGATGTTGTCGGATGCAGTGATTGCCTGTCCAGATCCAAATTGTGGGGCCGGTTTTAAGATTACCCGGACGAAGCAACGTGAATTTAGCCATGCGGAGACGACAGTTGAACCGATTTATGAAGGAGAGGACTTGTAA
- a CDS encoding GMP reductase: MTTFDYDQVQLIPAKCIVKSRNECDTSVQFGKHRFKIPVVPANMQTVINEPLAEELARQGYFYIMHRFNPEQRLDFIKHMNAQGLYASISVGVKPEEYDFIRELKFSGERCDYITIDIAHGHAQTVIDMIQFIKQELPETFVIAGNIATPEAVRDLENAGADATKVGVGPGRVCITKIKTGFGTAGWQLAAIRLCGKAARKPMIADGGIRTHGDIAKSIRFGASMVMIGSLLAAHEESPGAEIEEGGVLYKEYFGSASEFQKGEYKNVEGKKILIESRGSLFDTLTEMQEDLQSSISYAGGKDLAAIRTVDYKVIPSIYNGD, encoded by the coding sequence ATGACAACATTTGATTACGATCAAGTCCAACTCATTCCAGCTAAATGTATTGTGAAGAGCCGGAACGAATGCGATACGTCCGTCCAATTCGGTAAACATCGCTTTAAAATCCCGGTCGTCCCAGCAAATATGCAAACGGTGATTAATGAACCCTTAGCAGAAGAATTGGCCCGCCAAGGATACTTCTATATCATGCATCGCTTTAATCCAGAGCAAAGACTAGACTTCATTAAACATATGAATGCACAAGGTCTCTATGCTTCCATCAGTGTCGGAGTAAAACCAGAAGAATATGATTTCATTCGCGAACTAAAATTTAGCGGTGAAAGATGCGACTATATTACCATCGATATTGCCCATGGCCATGCCCAAACGGTCATCGATATGATTCAATTCATTAAGCAAGAACTGCCGGAAACTTTCGTGATTGCGGGGAATATCGCGACTCCCGAAGCCGTGCGGGACTTGGAGAATGCCGGAGCCGATGCCACCAAGGTCGGTGTCGGACCCGGACGCGTATGCATCACCAAGATTAAGACAGGTTTTGGTACAGCTGGCTGGCAATTAGCTGCTATTCGCCTCTGTGGCAAAGCTGCACGCAAACCAATGATTGCTGACGGGGGCATCCGCACCCATGGCGACATCGCCAAAAGTATTCGCTTTGGTGCCAGCATGGTGATGATCGGCTCCCTCTTAGCCGCCCACGAAGAATCACCAGGCGCCGAAATTGAAGAAGGTGGCGTCCTTTACAAAGAGTACTTCGGCTCCGCCAGCGAATTCCAAAAAGGTGAATACAAGAACGTCGAAGGTAAGAAAATCCTCATCGAAAGTCGCGGTAGTCTCTTCGATACCTTGACTGAAATGCAAGAAGATTTACAAAGCAGCATCTCCTATGCCGGCGGGAAAGATTTGGCCGCCATTCGCACGGTGGATTATAAGGTCATTCCAAGTATTTATAATGGAGATTAG